In Bacteroidota bacterium, the genomic stretch TTGGTTTTACCCTTAACAAGTAAATTAAGCGCTTCAGTTTCAGACTTATAAATAGGATTTACTTTTGCATACTGATATAATCCTTGAAAAACTTGAATTTCAGCATCGGCTATGGGTTTAAATGTTTCATCGACACAAATAGAAACTTCCCCTGTTGTAGGAGTATCTGCTGGCTTCTTATCTCCAGACCTGTTTTGGCAAGAGATTAAAACAAACAACAGCATAAAAAGGGAAAGGATGGTTTTAATTTTCATCATCATTTTCATCTTTTTTAAAAGAATTTATTAACCGATAAGCTCTAAAACAGCCATAGGCAAGTAAAAATATACCAAAAGCCTTTTTTTGAAAATCAGGAATTCTCTCATGAAATAGTCTTGTAAAAACCAAACCAAAACCTAAAGCCAAATATACTAATACCATAAAAAATGAGAAACATTTTAATATATTATTTCCGATTTTTAATGATTTTCTTTCAAACTTAAAAAAAGTCATAACACTATTTTTATATTTAGCAATAAACCACCATTTTATTAATATTCACTAAAATATTAATAAATGGTGGCTTTTTATCCAAAGTAAATCAAGAACCAGATTATCTTGATTTAAGCACAAATTTAACAGGTAATACAAAATAAACCCTAACGGTTTGTCCGTTTTGTTTACCAGGTTTCCATGCAGGCATACCTTTAACAACTCGAACAGCTTCTTCATCACAACCGCCGCCAATACCACGTACCACCTGAACATCACTAAGTTTGCCGCTTCTGTTTACAACAAATCGAACCACTACAGTACCCTGAATATCATTTTCAAGAGCCATAGTAGGATACTTGATATTATCACCTAAATACTGCATTAAAGCATCAGTACCTCCGGGAAAATCAGGCATCTGTTCAACATAGGTAAAAGGTTTTTCCACAGTATCTTCCACGACCTTTTTGGTAGTTTTTACCAAGTCAGCCATATCCACAGCATCAGCATCGGTTGAACCGACAACGGTATGAGTTGAAATAGCAGCCTTATTCTGATTAAGGTCCTCCTGACTTTTCATTAAATCTGCATCACTAACCTGATCATCAGGTTTGATCACAGGAGGGGTAAACTTAATAGTAGACTTTAATTTGGGAGCTTCCTGAGGGATATCCTTTACCTGAGGTTCTTCTTTCTTTTTAATTTTCTCCATGTCAATATTCGACAGGGTAGTAACCGTCAGATGCACCTCCTTTTTCTTAGGGAGCATTTTCTTAATCAATGTAGGGCCGGTGATTGCCAGCACGAACAAAAATACTCCAATAAGTGTTGCAATGAAATGCCTCCTTCCGGTAAACTTACGCAAAAAATAGGCGCCATACTCCCTGTTTCGATCAACAAAGACCATGTCACACCATTCTTCTGAATATAGATTAATTTTTGGCATATCTATTTTTATTAAAAATTTTTATTGATAAGATTAAAGACCTACTTATTGAGATCTTTAATCAAACCAAGGTCATAAGGAGTAATATCCACAATGGCATACCTGCTGATGTTACAAATCTGCATTTCATCCAGGGCATCCACCAGATTTTTATACGAAGCATCATTGGTAGCTTTTATAATAACCGTAGGAGCATTAATATCAGCTCTCAATTTTGCAGCTTTACGTTCAAAGGTAGTATCAGCCATTTTGGTTTTTTCTCTTTCCTTACGTAAGTCCCTGATCTTGGTCATTACATCAATATTCCTTTCAATCAGATATTTCCTAAAACCATCAGGTCCATAATTAGTGGGTTGAACCTTTGGATCTACCCCATTGATCTGTGTACCTTCGTAATAGAACAATTTATTATTTTTACCAAGAATGACCGTAATAGCCCTGGAGGCTTTTACTTTAGTTTCATCCTGAGCATCAACTTTCTTTTTGGAAGGCACACTGATTTCCATGGTTTGCGGCTTGATCATAGAAGTCGTCAACATAAAGAAAGTGATGAGCAAGAACATCAAGTCCACCATAGGAGTCATATCGATACGACATGACAACTTTTTGGCCTGAGGTTTATTGCCTTTCTTTTTACTGCTACCGCCGCCAGTATTTACATCTGCCATTTTAAATTTAATTTAAAAATTAGTTTTTGTCAGGATTTTGTTCCAGACTGGTAATCAAATTATAACGATTTTCGTCTAAATCCTGCAAAGTATTCATCACCTTCTTAATAACGGGATAGCCGGTCTTCTGATCAGCTTTTATGGCAATACGTGCATCCCTATTAATTGATCTTGCAGCTTTTATCCAGTTTTTAAACTGGTTATTAGTAGAATCAGCAGGAATACCAAGGGCATTTTCCTTCCGATCTCTTTGGTCGTTAGGCAAAGCAAGAAAATCTTTCATCTTTTGAATGGGAACTCCAAAACTATTGATGGTACTAAACTTCTTAAGCTCGTCTTTTGTAAATTTAATGCTATAAGCTTCGCCCATTTTTTCCAACAAATCCATACGGTTTTGTTTTCCATCCATTCCAAAGAATACTTTGCCTGTCTTATCAACCAATACCATCATTACATTTCTTTCCGGGATCTTGATTTCAGATATGGAAGAAGGAGTATTAACGGTTACTGGCTCTTTTTGAATAAAGTTCGACGTCAACATGAAGAATGTGAGCAACAAGGTGGCCAAGTCGCACATTGGGGTCATATCGATCGCCGTAGGCTTACGTTTTACCTTAACTTTTGGCATAGTCTATATTTATGAAAACTAACTATTTATGATTTGCAGCATAGGTCTGAACGATGCTA encodes the following:
- a CDS encoding biopolymer transporter ExbD, which produces MADVNTGGGSSKKKGNKPQAKKLSCRIDMTPMVDLMFLLITFFMLTTSMIKPQTMEISVPSKKKVDAQDETKVKASRAITVILGKNNKLFYYEGTQINGVDPKVQPTNYGPDGFRKYLIERNIDVMTKIRDLRKEREKTKMADTTFERKAAKLRADINAPTVIIKATNDASYKNLVDALDEMQICNISRYAIVDITPYDLGLIKDLNK
- a CDS encoding TonB family protein, producing the protein MPKINLYSEEWCDMVFVDRNREYGAYFLRKFTGRRHFIATLIGVFLFVLAITGPTLIKKMLPKKKEVHLTVTTLSNIDMEKIKKKEEPQVKDIPQEAPKLKSTIKFTPPVIKPDDQVSDADLMKSQEDLNQNKAAISTHTVVGSTDADAVDMADLVKTTKKVVEDTVEKPFTYVEQMPDFPGGTDALMQYLGDNIKYPTMALENDIQGTVVVRFVVNRSGKLSDVQVVRGIGGGCDEEAVRVVKGMPAWKPGKQNGQTVRVYFVLPVKFVLKSR
- a CDS encoding biopolymer transporter ExbD; the encoded protein is MPKVKVKRKPTAIDMTPMCDLATLLLTFFMLTSNFIQKEPVTVNTPSSISEIKIPERNVMMVLVDKTGKVFFGMDGKQNRMDLLEKMGEAYSIKFTKDELKKFSTINSFGVPIQKMKDFLALPNDQRDRKENALGIPADSTNNQFKNWIKAARSINRDARIAIKADQKTGYPVIKKVMNTLQDLDENRYNLITSLEQNPDKN